aacaaatacccttttgttactttcacagttgacattgtgtaataccaaaatatatcttctagcaaaggcttggaatggctatttactatacaccaatcgataatttctttcaaagtttttggagaaatgatagcagggctgagtattcccttttgtgcatttattagtccgttcacagattccttgtgatcaccaatctcgatttctacttcatgaaccaacttaaacacttgttctacgtcatctattttattagaaacattcacgttaacttgattaataaattccaccatcttttttatgttctctacattcttattattattttctatcagagtacttataagattacccttctgattagcccatttctcgattagttctacacgatcagtcaaacctcttacatcgttttctgtagccactccaaacaaagcaccaaaggcacttcctacaaaaggtaacaaagatctcttgtttctttgaggcctgacaatgtcttcaattttaccctgtaaatttcttaatacttctacaaaggcagaatcactatgggttagtatgcacttccgtagttctttatctaactggttcaaatgttcttccctttctaatattgaattgacattaatttttactacagcaaaatctgttaacagttcaccttttccatgattttgtatcaaggccccacttttaatgtctatttcgcaagtgataccgaccaccaggggtaggatcagaaggaagtttttccaccacttcctgtagaagttgagaggaccatggattagtttttacaaccttcatatgattccaatgggcataccttacatctaaattctgttcatgtatcagcttaaatttattattcctttccctttctaacactctataaggaccttcaaatttgggagataccttttcatttggtccttcctttacatgtacctttatatatacttgtgagcctatcttcaggtcagtcatggaactagttgtgtcatagtatttcttatttacctgttggccctttcctaaagattgtctggtttgtcttattatttgaaaggttctttgcagtttccaagctatatagtcctggtaatcatatgtgtgcctaggaggttttgcgtcatctaacaatgagtttggcagtcttttctgataaccataaagcaaaaagtgtggggtttctcctactgtctcatttactgtgttattcaaagtaaactgaacgtcctctaacgctaggtcccaatcttctgtagttggactaatgatagttcgcagtacatccagtatcttcttattggccctttccactgtcccatttgaactcggcttataaggggttatctcgcatttctttatctcaaaaaattcacaaagctttttcattacctcactggtgaattcgggtgcattgtccgacaaaagtacctccggacacgaatgtcttgtgagtattctggtctttaaagcttctgcaacagaaactgcagttctatctctgactgggacaatttctaaataccgagtcaaataatcaatgaataccagtatatatttatttcctctcaaagtttttggaaagggtcctatatgatccatctgaactacctcaaaagggtttaaattactaggatatttttctaaaggagctctgacatttacatgacctttatgcctattacaagtttgacattcatttacaaattgctttgcttcttcgctgcacttaggccaaaaataatttctatttattgttctcagagtctttttgattcctggatgtcctgccaacttgtgggtatgtgttagagttaatacttctttagtcagggtgtcaggcacatatagtctagagcaagcactcctatccttagccttcttatataatatcccatttattaattcaaaatctgacctagaggtttcatcttgtagcaaatctcctattattttcctgatactttcttgtttctcttgttctattttaactctctccaaatctaagtctacgacctgacagctgaaacaaaaagtgttagttgtgataattctttcagtatcctcttgtgctctagataatccatctgctaaagtattaaacttacctggaatgtatctaaattctggagcaaactctagcacactaataaaccatcgattaaactttaagttattagtgaaagctcctttcttaaataggtcacagatgggtttatggtcagtaagtacatttactttgtgtcctaacaaaatgtgccgaaactttctcagtgcccaataaatggctaaacattccttttctgtggtattgtaatttcgttcggccgcattcaggactctacttgcataatatactaccctcattcgggtttttgccttctgtaacaaaaccgctcctattcctgtattcgaagcatcacatgctaagtaaaattgcttgctaaagtctggatacactaagataggatcttggattaatttctccttcaacttttgaaaagcctcctcttgctctgctttccattcaaactctacatccttcttagttaattctgtcaatggtttagctatagtagcaaaatttttgacaaatggtctatagtatcctatcatccctaaaaatcttcttacacctttcaaattttgtggagcaggatattccacaatcgcctttatttttccttcttgcatgcgtaatccatcagcactgatcacatgtcctaaatattctaatgatttcctcaagaattgacatttcttaacctttatctttaatcctgccagtcttagtcgttctaaaacgatttctatggttccgaaatggctctctatatctttgctaaacataatgacatcatctaaatagactgacacattctctatgtctcctaagatctgtaacattaaccttacaaaagtcaatggagctgatgttaacccaaatggcattacctgaaattctaagtgttctttatgtgtgctgaaggcagttaatggctttgattcttcgtctaaaggtacttgccaatatccacttagtagatctaaggatgagaagatctttgctcctcctaactgagccaaaacatcgtttattacaggcatgggcatcctatcaggaactgtgttcgcattcaacttgcgataatcaatcactaatctgtaacttccatctttctttggaatcaacaacatgggagaattataaggtgatttagagggtatgaccactccttcttctttcatttcttctatcattttatctactattggacgttggctgataggtaatttataattaggtatgaaaaagggtttggctccatcatctaggattatcttatgtcttaacacctcagtcctacctaacctatcacctgtaattgctatgccctgcctatatttatttaaggtttctattaacctttttcggtactcaggaaaatcggtgttatctatctccctatctattcctgcatcaatgtttcctatggtaaagaatgcttcctcctctaacggaatcattttgtgtgtaacttctattcctgtacaaaattctgtacccgctaacaaatggagtcttttatcagaataattcatgacataagtagtacaggctaatccctccatctgaactaatgagttatccattctgacatattctggtaatccttctggggtcaagattacatcattatttgtgtgtaggcgggttattaaatatactctagtaagagtattgggcagtagtactacatctctagctagcctaattcttattttgtttgcatctgctgtgctgatcagacttatctccccagtttgtacttgagtacaaaaacatgaatcttcatctcctcctttttgagattctgtttctcttaagtgtcttaattcttgtgaattcaatgtgcctagcagcaaaacttcttggaattcccttttatctattctctcagattctctgtcgacattttcatccttagtatgtgtgctacctttacaagaagtaatttctccctttctaggtgcaattgctaaattctcttctttctccctttcttctgattttactttgatttccctttttctttctgaaccggagtgtgtttcaactatcgaagcggtcccctgcaaattggccaaatttgtagtggacttgtcatcaacaagttggaaacagacttcctgattatttccctttagaactaatcttctgtcttgacaatcaaaaactatgccaaaatcttgcatggttgcaaaagaaatcaaagctcgagcgggaaatgctacttcttgcaaaaccaaaaatggcacttgacacttcttctctagcaattcaatgtttaaatctatggctcctacattgttaagctgattgccagttatcccctgaattaatgtatcctcactcctaattgcagaaataggtatattcaaataatcagttaaggtatggagccctatgagatttacagtacttcctgaatctaacaaactaagacattctttaccttctatcttgatatttgtcttgggtaatgattgctgtcggaaggataaatatgttgctggcaacgtggatgtacctccgctacctgcaacatccttccattctttggtttccctatttcctggactcctatcctgctcttctagtcactttctattaccttgtttttcttcggagtaattagtagggtttgagttatcccttgcctgtacctgaggagtattttcggagggtttattatgtttcttaccttggtaccaacattcttggtctgtgtgacctcctctttgacaatactggcaatacctattctttggtctagctcccttatgatgataattccctctagatttatatgtttcattataatttcctctgttttgttcatttgacttgtaagggggctggttattttgataatttttatggtaatatttattcctaccggtctcgttatttttatcttccctgtaattctgataccttctttgcttggtatttgccgaaaaagtgacctcttcaatttgggtctcgtttttctggatgatttcctggatttggctcaacgtttttgtgagcttttgggcaggatctaactttaggtccttgaaagccttcctttccctttcaccaaaggctgcatacaatgtaccgtaggccatataagtcaaaatttcatctaaatccaccagttggttattatcctcactaaactgcattctgtttcctaccgtgattgtgggtaatgacaaaatgtcttccttaactactcctaaatgattcagaacctgggtatacagactaggcatggaatcaccttcaaatttagccgagttaaacctatacaagttcaacaaccgatcggtctccttggccgatcgccacaatagtctgcattcctccttgaactcgttgaaagtggtaattttttcaaaggccttaccgtttaatgtagggtgagcatcccctacgtctacgttgactaacatcattgcctgtttaatttttgcaacatcgtcagttattttaaaactagcgatcctattctctgtgtccgctaaccacttatctacactgtatttctctaacctttgtttgtcgggattatccctacttacatttccacaaaaccgtgtggtttgtgtgatcagcccagcggaattcatatcggcaatatttgctcttaccggactcgaacttcggtttctagtcagattttgacgtcttcctacactagcacttcgcgaccgtctgtctgcagttaatctcaagtcgtattgatattgtgtaagtctttggaaaatattgtccagactcatatcacaaaaaaaggaaaaattaaaacaccaaaattttcttacgagagacaaatgccctaacttcctattctatagagagacagtatttatacaaaacaagagagtgaacgaaaacatgcaaactactcacatatccattggttcacgactcctttggtttccctctgtttttcttgagattgttttgtatttcttcgacacataaaagggggtttcagcactttcctgaaacaaagccagtattagttcaaacttaatacaacacggcacagtatcccttaacgatgccaccatttgtgaagatgtctttgatttagttagcaataacttcttaattagtctagtatcttacctcttcctttagtttaatattaattgaatttctctcaggagtttacataagcaaagtttcgtgggtgagggatacgaatgctggtttctttctttactagacataaaaaggggtttgaacaggcacttacaagcagtcaaaaacaaaagcgtggtttctacattaacacttagtgatgaactcagacgtcttgacactggctggagaatttggtgaatcctggtttagttaggcctaaacgtcatctataggcctactgtcgtcgctgaagtataagccttcgtcaggtgttgggaaggctggcgcgaagttctagacacgccttggtcactcggggacgtcacgcctctcggtcgctctgggacgtctcgccaaacgcactcacagacactcaggtgcgggcgtagtaactttgttcgtcgtccttcgttctcaggggtaattgttcccctgtaatttcgcggctgctttagtattctacgtaatcgccgtccctcaatttggtataggcagccgccatgtgttgtcgtcaaggagacccggcaggttaagtaggtcgttagacctattatacagagtgactactaggaagagagcgagatgccgtcttctcgttgcttatatatggtcgtcctgggcgtgtcaagctatccttaatcacgtgactttttcccggcttccacgtctcattcgtctatgttccgttcgacattcaagaacggatcctgtcgtttgggggggttgtttacgggaaagaaccctggagtcagcgaaattagttgaaaacatcctacctaactcccgttcactctcctgtctctccacaactctttctatatctttacaattactactaactgcatttgtctccccatttcctattaattaacaaaacccacaaataaagacatcaataacatacataaaccttctgcacacgaaacttactcaaaaataagcatctgtctgacatatatatatatatatatatatatatatatatatacatatatatatgtatatatatatatatatatatatatatatatatatatatatatatatatatatatatacatatgtatatatatatacatatatacacgtacatatatatatatatatatatatatatatatatatatatatatatatatatatatatatatatatatatatatatatatatatatatatatatatatatatataagagtatgcgGGTCATGAATAATCATATTATTCTTAAGCTGTCGGAATATCATTTTTCATGACCAATGCGTAAAAGATTAAAGTAAATATACTCTATGGTGTATATCTTGAAACTAAATAatccatcttcattatcatcatctcctcttacgcctattcaggcaaagggcctcagttagatttcaccagtcttctctatcataagcttttcaatcaatacttttccatttaccATCTGCTACTTTACGCTgcatagtcttcatccatgtaggcctgggacttccaactcttttagtgccttgtggaacaaaGTTGAAAGTTAATTGAACTATTCGTTCATGAGGAGTGTGAAGAACATGTTCAAATGCTCTCTAGCTACCCTTCACAAGGATCTCTTCtatatatggcacctgagtaatatctcttatagtttcatttctaatcctctcctgccgtTTAACTCACAATATTATTCTGAatgctttgtcctcaaatctacaaaatatgttggatactattttattttcataccgtgactcacgtccatacagtaacaacgatctcattaaactgatacaaAGCCTGACTTTTATAAGTAGTttttggcgatttgatttccaaattccacTTAtactagtcattgtctgattagctttgctttaatctttcattcaactgcaattctaaagaccctctattagagatcatagttcctaaatatataaaagattccacctcattaatcctttctctttccaatgatatttcatcttccattgcaaattccgttctcatcatatctgtctttcttctatctctcTTGAGCgtatcctcatgtgatatttcatgaatccCGATAAGCAATCTTttcaagtcctgtggcgttttgccaataagaacagcgtcatcagaatactcaaggtctactaatttcctgttaccaatccagttgaatccttctccgccatccctaaCTCTTcggtgcattacaaaatccatgaggaggataaacgacataaATGACAACaaactcccttggagtactccactgttcactggaaattcaattgataggactccattaacattagcttttcactagctatgctcatgaacagactgaatcaaatctccacaaaattggccggtgctcactatcaaaaaaattttcatattccacaaatgtcatcaaaattaCGTTTCTATATTCTACATTTTGTAGTAAAACCTCTCtttaaatataattcatttacaaaATGAACATTCAAAAATTTTTGGAAGGAAATTACATGAATCAATAatatacaaaaagataaataaaaaaataaactcatAACATCAGTGTTATATTGAAATCCAAAATCCTAAACTGTTCGATAAAAGCCTCCAAAACTTTTGAGCAATTGATTACTTTTTTAATGGTTTGAATTTACTGATGCATATCTctaaaacaatttataaaaaataattctttgtaataaGAGTAGCTTCCAGGTATCTAATATAACTTAATTTCATAATAGAGCAATTTGCTATCTTTATAACTATACAAACAAAAAATTGGATTCATAATTATCAAATACTTTTAGCAGCCTTTAATCAAACAATCAAGGAAATTTATTTTCAAGTGGAAGGACATCCTAGTGCTGGTTAGATATCGCTTGACAGTAATCGTGTTACACAAAATTCGTAATATTATTAACCATCTCCTGGTATTCTTTTTCTTCTATATAGACTACTTTTTTCAAGCTCTTGAAACATTCAGAAGTCATCTCTAAAAGATGATTTTATCACATTAATAATTATGTTTATTACCATCATTGTAACACGAGTTACAATCTTATATTatggaaaaacattttttttatcggAGTTTTCATTATTATAAGTCATATAAATTCTAttctatcaaaattaataaaaccaAATACTAGACGACAAAAAATTCTTTCTGTTAATATAATTTCCATTTATTATCCGTTTAATTTCCAAAGCTCCTTTTCAGTATTTAGCCTTATTCAGACTTCTTTAAGGCAAAGGGTTGGGGATACTTTTATTTACGTCATATGCTTAACTTCTTGAATAGTCATTTGTAATTGAAGAATAATAATGTTGTGATCTGTTATGAATTACATTGGAAATATGATTTAAATGAGTTTCTTTCACATGTTTGGGTTATGCTCTTGTAGTGTGATCAGCATTGGTTTGGTGTTGATTATGGAAGTAATTATATGATCTATGACATAAAGAATAATTCTATATATTATTGTAGCCTAATATACTGTGCTAGAAGCAGCGATCGTATCTTGAATAGGTACCTGAGGAATTTCTCAGTTTAATGATAGAAATaagaagtaagatagaaaatgcagaaaaaaaaagattatacgatcgaaagaaaatgaaaaaaagggacgtagaagaaaggactcttcaaaatatcaagaaaaaccccaaagtactttagtcatttgcaaaaaagatgaataaagggagaatagaaataggccctctaagaattgaaggacagttaacgaataaaaaaaaggaaatatgcaactcattagcagaaaaatataagagtgaattcacgccaagaattgcaaatgagaataataaaacagaaatgagagaagaaaatagtgaatatctaatggatatagataataatgaagcagatattgtgcaggctataagcgaaattaaaaatggatcagcggccgggccagatggagttccagctatTTTGTTGATAAAAActgcacactatcgcgaagccgctggcaatactgctaagacaaagtgtagatattagcgagatatatgttaaacatagatTAGCATATATaaaccctattttcaaaagtggatcaagactagaggcaagcaattatagaccagttagtctagcatcacatattatgaaagtgtatgaaaggttaataaaaaagaaaataacgaatcatttggttaaaaataatttgtttaatgtaggtcaaaacggttttgtgcccggtataagtacacaaacccaactgatagcacactatgaaaacatatataaaatatgataaatgaaaaagactaaGATGTGGTATATctacattttgcaaaagcctttgataaggtagaccataatatattagagaaaaaaaatagaatgcataatattaagggaaagataggaaaatggataaatgaatttctacaaaacagaaaacagatagtggttgcaaatgacgagaaatcagatgtagctcaggtaatatctggcgtgccacagggtacggtattagctgcactgttgtttgttattatgatctcagacatagactgtaaaattaaagactctatagtgagaagtttcgccgatgacacaagaataagtagagagatTACTTGAGATGAAGATAGGAACTAATTACAttttgtaaagcaaaaatgggaattgtattcagacactttaaaacaagaaaagctgaacacaagaTTAtgttgtacaaaacttatgtacgtagtacattcgagtactgcaatgtgatatagtacccacaataccaaaaggatattgcacaaatagagagtgtacgaaggtcctttactgctagaatagaagaagttaaggaccttgaatactgggaaagactgcaattattTAAATCAGACAGTCTAGAAAGGGGAAGAGtacgctacatgataataaaaacatggaaacaaatcgaagaaattactgaaaacatcatggagctaaaaatatcagaaagagaaagccgaggtagattaatagtgcccaaaactataccaggaaaacaaaGGAAGGCacacaagacattaatccactacgcaccagcatcgataatgcagcgactatttaatgcgctgccagctcatctaagacacatatcaggagtgagcgtacatGTGTTTaataataagctcgataaacacctaagaagCATCCCACACCACCCAagaatggaagatgcaaaatacaccggaatatCCATAAGCAACTCTcttgtggatatacgaggtacctcagagtgaggaacctgggggaacccaaacttaGAAtagggcaataaggtaaggtaaaggctctctctctctctctctctctctctctctctctctctctctctctctctctctctctctctctctcaagcattatGTTTTATACATAAAACTGTAGTCCAGTCACTTTAAGATGTACATAAacgcacaagcatatatatatatatatatatatatatatatatatatatatatatatatatatatatatatatatatttgtatatatatatatatatatatatgaatatatatatacacacatatatatatatatatatatatatatatatgcatatatatacttgtatacatacatatgtatatatatatatatatatatatatatatatatatatatatatatatatatatttatttatacatatatatatatatatgtatatatatatatatatatatatatatatgtatatatatatatatatatatacatatatatatatatatatatatatatatatatatatatatatatatatatatatatatatatatatatatatatatacacttgtatacacacacacacacacacacatatatatatatatatatatatatatatatatatatatatatatattcatatgtagatatatatgtatatatgcatatatatacatgtatatatgtaaatatatatatatatatatatatatatatatatatatatatatatatatatatgtatgtatatatatattcatcatcctgTGGTCAACTGTAGGCCCAAGGCCTCGGACATGTTCTcccccttgcgtctgtttattgtctttctatgcgaacaaattttattagttcgtcaatccatcgtcttttatccttcgtttgcaatatctatggTCCGGCAATTTTTTTTCCGCTATCCATCTTTTATCTCTACTTTTGATTATACATCCTACCCATGTCCCTTTATGTTTCTTACATGTTGTAATATCCTCTAATTTTTTTTTGCTCTACTATCCATAGTGCTCTTTTATTCTGTCtgttagtgctattcccatcattattctttccaaagctctctgATATCTatgcctttagtaaggctctaagtttctgatggatGAGctaatactggtagtaccatcttattatatacttttcttttcaaataaagtggaagtttacttttcataatctcaatctAAAGCTATCTAACTCATACATttgtttcttttaactttggtcTCACGTCCTCAGGAAACACTTAACGGTTGTCCTAAGTAAGTATAATCATTCTTAATTTCTAGAGAgtcatccataatccttatttgttgtctcttcattttcattgattattatcatagttttacttatattaattttctttactaCATTTCTGCCTCCtcatttcaaatcttctatcatcttttgtaattccccgtatgattcactaaacacagctacgtcatctgcaaatcttaagttgttaaggtattccaaattaatgttaattcttacactTTCCCCACCTAAATTCATAAAAacctcttctaggcatgctgtgaataatttaagagagatgggctCACCCCTTCTAACATCTTCTTCAATCGGATTTTTTTCACTACTTTTatgtagttttaatatatatatatatatatatatatatatatatatatatatatatatatatatatatatatatatatacatataaatatatatgtatatatacatataaatatatatgtatatatatatatctatatatatatatatatatatatatatatatatatgtatatatgtatatatgtatatatatatatatatatatatatatatatatatatatatatatatatatatatatatatatagatatgtatatatatataaatatatatatatatatatatatatatatatatatatatatatatgtatgtatatataaacacacacacacacacacacacacacacatatatatatatatatatatatatat
The nucleotide sequence above comes from Palaemon carinicauda isolate YSFRI2023 chromosome 2, ASM3689809v2, whole genome shotgun sequence. Encoded proteins:
- the LOC137625860 gene encoding uncharacterized protein, encoding MVASLRDTVPCCIKFELILALFQESAETPFYVSKKYKTISRKTEGNQRSREPMDMKWWKNFLLILPLVVGITCEIDIKSGALIQNHGKGELLTDFAVVKINVNSILEREEHLNQLDKELRKCILTHSDSAFVEVLRNLQGKIEDIVRPQRNKRSLLPFVGSAFGALFGVATENDVRGLTDRVELIEKWANQKGNLISTLIENNNKNVENIKKMVEFINQVNVNVSNKIDDVEQVFKLVHEVEIEIGDHKESVNGLINAQKGILSPAIISPKTLKEIIDWCIVNSHSKPLLEDIFWYYTMSTVKVTKGYLLVLIPFKGMNLFDLYTIHPFPVKIGNATIIWNHPKVRLALDKNKLLMIILEEGDLEQCVLISESQSMCNFVQIKQPMSNFPCIQGIFFENYELMRECKFETFALPYRALHLGNEIFVYVQSTKNAEVTCDGKTQTFRLGNLKSFADSCSVVINDYLYYVPSVFLHYELNQSSIAKSYENKINHFQLDKLTVVENVAMPLDNDYVLFYKKDVAPFLTMCNVFLIVLITVVTYNVVKYLVFRKLERINELLLVITGKPKE